A single region of the Bdellovibrionales bacterium CG10_big_fil_rev_8_21_14_0_10_45_34 genome encodes:
- a CDS encoding DegT/DnrJ/EryC1/StrS family aminotransferase: MNYRKVPFFNYPAVFQSRKAEILATITDVAERGAFIMQKDLEEFEANLAKFTSSKYAFGVADGTAAIVIALKASGVQPGDEVILPSHTFIATASSVHFVGAKPILADCGPDHMLDAKSVEKKITSKTRAILPVQLNGRTCNMAALQSLADKHGLLIVEDAAQALGSKFNGKCAGTFGKAGTISFYPAKTLGAFGDAGAVLTSDDETAKLVRALRDHGRGEDNEIVMWGYNSRLDNIQAAILNLKLKYYEEDVSRRREIASRYQSQLGELKQLQLPPAPESEKEHYDVFQNYELEADDRDGLRNYLNEAGVGTLVQWGGRAVHHMKKLGLDGSDLVYTDAMFKRCMMIPMHPYLSNDDVDFVSETIRNFYKR, translated from the coding sequence ATGAATTATAGAAAAGTACCTTTCTTCAATTATCCAGCAGTTTTTCAAAGTCGCAAAGCTGAAATCCTCGCAACAATTACTGACGTTGCAGAGAGGGGCGCCTTCATTATGCAGAAGGACCTCGAAGAGTTCGAGGCTAATCTCGCCAAGTTCACCAGCTCTAAATATGCGTTCGGTGTCGCCGATGGCACAGCCGCCATTGTGATTGCACTTAAAGCTAGCGGTGTTCAACCTGGGGATGAAGTGATTCTGCCTTCGCATACTTTTATTGCAACAGCCTCTTCAGTGCATTTTGTTGGCGCAAAACCAATACTTGCCGATTGTGGCCCAGATCACATGTTAGATGCAAAATCTGTAGAGAAAAAAATTACCAGTAAAACAAGAGCTATATTGCCTGTTCAGCTTAATGGCAGAACCTGCAACATGGCAGCGCTTCAATCTTTGGCCGATAAGCATGGCCTATTAATAGTTGAAGATGCTGCCCAAGCCTTAGGCTCAAAATTCAACGGAAAGTGCGCGGGTACTTTTGGTAAAGCAGGAACAATTAGTTTTTATCCTGCCAAGACATTGGGTGCTTTTGGCGACGCGGGGGCTGTTCTGACAAGCGATGATGAAACAGCTAAATTGGTGCGTGCTCTGAGAGATCACGGTCGCGGTGAAGACAACGAGATCGTCATGTGGGGTTACAACTCTCGCTTAGATAATATTCAGGCGGCGATCTTAAACCTAAAACTAAAGTATTATGAAGAAGATGTTTCTAGACGAAGAGAAATTGCATCTAGATATCAGTCGCAGTTGGGCGAGCTAAAACAATTGCAGCTTCCACCGGCACCTGAATCTGAAAAAGAACACTATGATGTTTTTCAAAATTACGAACTTGAAGCAGATGACAGGGATGGACTTCGAAACTACTTGAACGAGGCGGGAGTCGGCACTCTTGTTCAGTGGGGCGGACGGGCCGTACACCATATGAAAAAGCTAGGCCTTGATGGGTCTGACTTAGTTTATACAGATGCAATGTTTAAGCGTTGCATGATGATTCCGATGCATCCGTATCTCAGTAACGACGACGTCGACTTTGTTAGCGAGACCATCAGAAATTTTTATAAACGATAG
- a CDS encoding GlcNAc-PI de-N-acetylase produces MSNILVVAPHADDETLGCGAYLFKQIGMGHNVTWLLVTQPTDAQKKDFFPEGYENRLDEVHRFYGFRESIRLGMPTARLDTVPMQDLTSKIAEVIRETSAETILIPFRNDIHTDHKVTFDATFSATKWFRNSTVKRIMAYETLSETEFSAAQIVNGFSPNLFVNVTNELSKKVEAMRIYSSELGNFPYPRSVEAIQALAQIRGATSGHRFAEAFQIIKEIQD; encoded by the coding sequence ATGAGTAATATACTGGTTGTTGCGCCACACGCGGATGATGAGACCCTCGGATGTGGGGCCTACTTGTTTAAGCAAATTGGAATGGGTCACAATGTGACTTGGTTATTGGTGACTCAGCCAACTGATGCTCAAAAGAAGGATTTCTTTCCGGAAGGATATGAGAATCGACTAGATGAGGTTCACAGATTTTACGGTTTTCGAGAATCTATTCGTTTAGGTATGCCTACGGCCAGACTTGATACAGTTCCGATGCAAGATTTGACGAGCAAAATCGCCGAAGTAATTAGAGAGACTTCGGCTGAAACAATTTTAATTCCTTTTAGAAACGACATTCATACCGATCACAAAGTGACGTTCGATGCCACTTTCTCCGCCACTAAATGGTTTAGAAATTCAACAGTCAAAAGAATTATGGCTTACGAAACCCTCTCTGAGACTGAGTTTTCAGCGGCTCAAATAGTTAATGGGTTTAGTCCGAATCTTTTTGTGAATGTCACTAATGAGTTGAGCAAAAAGGTCGAGGCGATGCGAATTTACTCTTCGGAGCTTGGCAACTTTCCTTACCCGAGGAGCGTTGAGGCCATACAAGCGCTCGCTCAAATTCGTGGGGCAACGAGTGGCCATCGATTTGCTGAAGCTTTTCAAATCATCAAAGAAATTCAAGATTGA
- a CDS encoding DUF2191 domain-containing protein — protein sequence MATNLALDDKLIEEAKEIGKHSSKKEAVTVALKEYIRNRRQREIVKLFGKIEIDPKYNYKKQRAKK from the coding sequence ATGGCTACAAATTTGGCTCTGGATGACAAACTCATTGAGGAAGCAAAAGAGATTGGCAAGCACTCCTCAAAAAAGGAGGCGGTGACGGTAGCCTTGAAGGAGTATATACGCAATCGGCGGCAACGTGAAATTGTAAAACTTTTTGGCAAGATCGAGATTGACCCAAAATATAATTATAAAAAGCAACGAGCTAAAAAGTGA
- a CDS encoding NAD-dependent dehydratase produces the protein MAKFLVTGAGGFIGSHLCEQLISEGHSVRAFVRYTSTSSEGWLGDSPHRSKIEFFRGDIRDFDSVSKSLDGVEGVYHLAALIGIPYSYESPMAYLKTNIEGTYNVLEAAKAKSTGFIAVTSTSEVYGTARFTPITEEHPLQPQSPYSATKIAADSLALSYYNSFELPVTIVRPFNTFGPRQSDRAIIPTIINQLLRRNDKILLGSLSPIRDFTFVHDTVRAISKIPKIEAFRGKAVNIGSGKGVSMGALYDIISQIIGHRAEIVEDKNRMRPENSEVFELLCSADLLKSKSDWSPESSLEEGLKQTIEWFKKNVDKYPDSHYRL, from the coding sequence ATGGCAAAGTTTTTAGTTACAGGAGCGGGTGGATTTATAGGATCGCACCTTTGCGAACAGCTAATCTCAGAGGGGCACTCGGTAAGAGCCTTTGTCAGGTACACTTCGACTTCGTCAGAAGGTTGGCTAGGGGATTCACCTCACCGTTCCAAAATAGAGTTCTTCCGCGGGGATATTAGAGATTTCGACAGCGTTAGCAAATCTCTTGATGGAGTTGAGGGGGTCTATCACCTTGCGGCCCTCATAGGTATTCCTTACAGTTACGAATCGCCTATGGCATATCTTAAAACTAATATCGAGGGAACTTATAATGTATTGGAGGCTGCAAAGGCTAAGTCGACGGGCTTCATCGCAGTTACGTCGACAAGTGAAGTGTACGGCACAGCAAGGTTCACTCCAATAACTGAGGAGCATCCTCTTCAGCCGCAATCACCATACTCGGCCACCAAAATTGCAGCAGATAGTTTGGCGCTCAGCTATTACAACTCCTTTGAACTGCCGGTTACTATTGTAAGACCGTTTAACACGTTTGGTCCAAGGCAGTCCGATAGGGCGATTATACCAACGATCATAAATCAGCTATTGCGCAGAAACGACAAGATCTTATTGGGGTCTCTCTCGCCCATTCGAGACTTTACTTTTGTGCACGATACAGTTCGCGCTATTTCGAAAATTCCAAAAATTGAAGCGTTTCGCGGAAAAGCCGTAAACATTGGTAGTGGTAAGGGCGTTTCAATGGGCGCACTCTATGACATTATTTCGCAGATAATTGGTCACAGGGCTGAGATCGTAGAAGACAAAAATAGAATGAGGCCTGAAAACAGTGAGGTGTTTGAGTTACTGTGTTCAGCGGATTTACTAAAATCAAAATCCGACTGGAGTCCTGAAAGCTCACTTGAAGAAGGTCTTAAGCAAACGATCGAGTGGTTTAAAAAAAATGTCGATAAGTATCCTGATTCTCATTATAGGCTTTAA
- the galE gene encoding UDP-glucose 4-epimerase GalE — MNLLVTGGAGYIGSHFCKAATKVGHDVVVYDNLSAGHKKFVKFGPFEQGDIRDTQKVIAALKEHRVEAIVHFAAKALVGESMKYPELYYSNNTWGTASVFEAAKNCDITKVVFSSSCATYGTPEVSQISETTLQEPINPYGVSKKQSEEIAKDYQRLCGIRVAMLRYFNVAGQDEDGELYEDHSPETHIIPNILLAAKEGRPFTVNGDDYNTPDGSCIRDYVYVGDLVKAHLKALVQLETQNCLVSNVALGKGYSVKEVFEAVKDVLAIQPKVIVGPRRQGDPDRLVADATFFRTWYTEEMKDLASMIATLRPRN, encoded by the coding sequence TTGAACTTACTCGTCACGGGCGGAGCGGGATACATCGGGAGTCACTTTTGTAAAGCAGCAACAAAAGTTGGTCACGACGTCGTTGTCTACGACAACCTTTCAGCCGGCCATAAAAAATTCGTAAAGTTTGGCCCATTTGAACAAGGTGATATTCGCGACACCCAAAAAGTCATCGCTGCGCTTAAAGAACATAGGGTCGAGGCGATCGTGCATTTTGCGGCAAAAGCACTTGTCGGTGAGAGTATGAAATATCCCGAACTGTATTACTCAAACAACACGTGGGGCACTGCCAGTGTGTTTGAGGCGGCTAAAAATTGCGACATCACCAAAGTCGTCTTTTCAAGTAGCTGCGCCACTTACGGTACTCCAGAGGTCTCTCAAATATCTGAAACCACCTTGCAAGAACCAATTAACCCTTATGGGGTTTCAAAAAAACAAAGTGAAGAGATCGCAAAAGACTATCAGCGCCTTTGCGGTATTCGCGTAGCCATGCTTCGCTATTTCAATGTGGCGGGCCAAGATGAAGACGGTGAGCTCTACGAAGACCATTCGCCAGAGACACATATAATTCCCAACATTTTATTGGCAGCTAAAGAAGGCCGGCCATTCACGGTAAATGGCGATGACTACAATACGCCCGATGGCTCTTGCATAAGGGATTATGTGTACGTTGGCGATTTAGTGAAAGCACATTTAAAAGCGCTGGTTCAGCTAGAAACGCAAAATTGCTTAGTTTCAAATGTCGCTTTGGGTAAAGGTTATTCGGTAAAAGAAGTTTTCGAAGCAGTAAAAGACGTTTTGGCGATACAACCTAAAGTGATAGTGGGGCCAAGGCGTCAAGGTGACCCCGACCGACTTGTAGCTGATGCAACTTTCTTTAGAACCTGGTACACCGAGGAAATGAAAGATCTTGCGAGTATGATAGCAACCCTAAGACCTAGGAATTAA
- a CDS encoding sugar transferase — translation MKRLFDIFFSFFALILTSPLLLVALFAVYRHDRRSPFFLSERVGKNALPFKMIKIRTMVVGAHANQVDSTKKDDPRITRVGHLIRRFKVDELTQFLNVLMGDLSVVGPRPNVQREIKIYTHEEKKLLTIKPGVTDLSSVVFFDLANILEGYEDANIAYNQLVRPWKSRLGLLYVEHQNLFLDLKVIWLTVLSFVNRPLALRGVQSLVKKLGGSAELVAVSGRSAPLLPAKPPGATEVVTDRNVEMI, via the coding sequence ATGAAACGGCTATTTGATATCTTCTTTTCATTTTTTGCACTTATTTTAACGTCGCCATTGTTATTAGTAGCCCTTTTTGCCGTGTATAGGCATGACCGAAGAAGCCCCTTTTTTTTGTCAGAGAGAGTTGGTAAGAACGCTCTACCTTTTAAAATGATCAAAATCCGCACGATGGTTGTAGGCGCTCACGCAAATCAAGTGGACTCGACAAAAAAAGATGATCCCAGAATAACTCGTGTAGGCCATTTAATAAGACGATTTAAAGTTGATGAGCTAACACAGTTCTTAAATGTTTTAATGGGCGATCTTTCGGTAGTTGGTCCTCGCCCAAACGTTCAAAGAGAAATCAAGATATACACCCACGAAGAAAAAAAACTTCTTACAATTAAACCGGGCGTTACGGATCTATCCTCTGTTGTGTTTTTCGATTTAGCCAACATTCTTGAGGGCTACGAAGATGCTAATATCGCTTACAATCAACTAGTAAGACCTTGGAAGAGCCGTCTGGGCCTGCTTTATGTAGAACATCAGAACCTTTTTTTAGATTTAAAGGTAATTTGGTTAACTGTATTATCCTTTGTCAATCGACCGTTAGCACTTCGAGGCGTTCAGTCGTTGGTGAAGAAACTGGGTGGCTCTGCGGAACTTGTTGCGGTTTCTGGTAGATCTGCACCCCTTCTGCCGGCTAAGCCACCGGGTGCGACCGAGGTTGTCACTGATAGAAATGTTGAAATGATTTAA
- a CDS encoding dehydrogenase, whose protein sequence is MPRLGRLAQAGEYSGPIDLKSYEANQLAHWLKKMLVIRYAEEKIADKVVDGTISCPCHLAIGQEAVAVGFCESIRPSDRMFGAHRSHSHYLASGAPLDELFYEVRGMLEGCSKGFGGSMHLYAEKQGLKGTVPIVAGTVPLAVGAALAAKMDGQRKKDSSNLDVGVAFFGDGATEEGVVQESLNLAKVYNLPVVFMCENNLFSSHLHIDLRQPTDTVARFAAAAGIKCEVVDGNDIVAVADASRRLIEHCRSGGGPVFLEAITYRWRGHVGPSEDRDVGVRRKDDLDVWKRRDPVRRLVDSLVAGGKFTSAEFDKLQIEVKDQVETAWAKTNTGTYPAKSMLLDIVYSSKAQEQII, encoded by the coding sequence TTGCCAAGATTAGGCCGGCTTGCACAAGCAGGTGAATATTCGGGTCCAATTGATCTAAAATCATACGAAGCGAATCAATTAGCTCACTGGCTTAAGAAAATGCTAGTGATTCGATACGCAGAAGAAAAAATAGCAGACAAAGTAGTTGATGGAACAATCAGTTGTCCGTGCCATTTAGCTATAGGCCAAGAGGCTGTAGCCGTGGGATTTTGTGAGTCCATACGACCTTCCGACAGGATGTTTGGCGCCCATAGATCACATTCGCATTATTTGGCGTCAGGTGCGCCTTTAGATGAACTATTTTACGAAGTGCGGGGCATGCTAGAAGGGTGTTCAAAAGGATTTGGTGGCTCCATGCACTTGTATGCTGAGAAGCAGGGCCTCAAGGGGACTGTTCCTATTGTTGCGGGCACGGTGCCGTTGGCAGTGGGTGCGGCACTTGCCGCAAAAATGGATGGCCAGAGAAAGAAAGACTCTTCAAATCTCGATGTGGGTGTTGCATTTTTCGGAGATGGCGCAACAGAAGAGGGCGTTGTTCAAGAGTCTTTGAATTTAGCTAAAGTGTACAATCTGCCCGTTGTATTTATGTGCGAGAACAACCTGTTTTCTAGTCATTTGCACATTGATCTAAGGCAGCCCACAGACACAGTGGCGCGGTTCGCTGCGGCTGCTGGTATAAAATGCGAAGTCGTCGATGGTAATGACATCGTAGCTGTTGCGGATGCCAGTAGAAGACTTATTGAGCATTGTCGCAGTGGCGGCGGGCCGGTCTTTCTTGAAGCTATAACCTATAGATGGCGTGGGCATGTTGGCCCAAGTGAAGATCGAGACGTCGGAGTTAGGCGCAAAGATGATCTTGATGTTTGGAAGAGACGCGATCCCGTTAGAAGACTCGTCGACTCTCTGGTAGCCGGCGGCAAATTTACTAGCGCAGAATTTGATAAATTACAAATCGAGGTAAAAGACCAGGTGGAAACAGCTTGGGCGAAGACAAATACAGGAACATATCCGGCGAAGAGTATGCTTTTAGATATTGTTTATTCTAGTAAAGCTCAGGAGCAGATAATATGA
- a CDS encoding formyl transferase encodes MAHPLRVVVLGCVEFSLAMAQAIRDSQYAEIVGIISKNESNFNSDFVSLKGFADQNDIDYLNWTNPSECVSSWVLERGVDLIFCVGWSNILRTEFLRSPKLGVIGYHPAMLPKHRGRHPVIWSLVLGLDSTGSTFFWMDEGADSGDVISQEVVPIKDSDYAADLYQNLVTSSALQIGKMLQELSLGDLKSFPQDGEQATYWRKRRREDGIIDWRMSARSIRNLVRGLSNPYVGASAFYNGEEYKIWRSDIVVCSETGIEPGMVTDLDGTEFVVQTGENRLRVVDHSLKNLPRLGEYI; translated from the coding sequence ATGGCACATCCCCTAAGAGTGGTTGTTTTGGGTTGTGTAGAGTTTAGTTTAGCTATGGCACAGGCGATAAGAGATTCGCAGTATGCAGAAATTGTTGGGATAATCTCTAAGAATGAATCCAACTTTAATTCAGACTTTGTAAGCCTAAAGGGCTTTGCAGATCAAAATGACATTGATTATCTGAACTGGACAAATCCATCTGAGTGCGTAAGTAGCTGGGTTTTAGAGCGAGGCGTTGACCTAATATTTTGTGTTGGTTGGTCCAATATTTTAAGAACCGAGTTCTTACGATCGCCCAAACTAGGCGTCATCGGATATCACCCCGCAATGTTGCCAAAGCATCGAGGGCGCCACCCGGTAATTTGGAGCTTGGTCTTAGGGCTCGACAGCACTGGATCAACTTTTTTTTGGATGGATGAAGGCGCTGACTCAGGAGATGTCATTTCACAAGAAGTAGTTCCGATTAAAGACTCCGATTACGCAGCAGATCTCTACCAAAATCTCGTCACCTCTTCAGCGCTTCAGATTGGCAAAATGCTACAAGAACTGTCTTTGGGTGACTTAAAATCATTTCCGCAAGATGGCGAGCAGGCTACTTATTGGCGCAAGAGGCGAAGAGAGGACGGTATTATTGATTGGCGAATGTCGGCCAGATCTATTCGCAATCTGGTGCGAGGCCTTTCAAATCCTTATGTCGGAGCCAGTGCTTTTTACAACGGCGAGGAATACAAAATCTGGCGAAGCGATATTGTGGTTTGCAGTGAAACAGGTATTGAACCAGGTATGGTTACCGACCTAGATGGCACTGAGTTTGTTGTGCAAACCGGTGAAAATCGGCTGAGAGTAGTGGACCATTCATTAAAAAATCTTCCGCGATTAGGAGAATATATATGA
- a CDS encoding mannose-1-phosphate guanyltransferase, with protein MKAVILAGGLGKRLRPLTQAIPKPLLPIGEKSIMEIQITNLVRQGVDEIYIATNYMADYVESFLGDGSRYGAKLIFSKEKEPLGTCGPLTLLRDKLTEPFVVMNGDILTSVDFHDLIRFAEKEETLLTVATKQIRTPFNFGSVEVKDNRVVSVEEKPDFLTEIIAGIYYFRPELLEQIPSNTFFGMDHLILRLIASHTPITRYLIEGFWLDIGRMDDYEHAQIAYSSHFKDDLV; from the coding sequence ATGAAGGCAGTTATCTTAGCTGGAGGGCTTGGTAAAAGACTCCGTCCGCTTACCCAGGCAATTCCAAAGCCACTTCTTCCTATAGGTGAGAAGTCGATAATGGAGATTCAAATTACCAACTTGGTTCGGCAGGGTGTAGACGAGATCTATATTGCTACAAATTACATGGCTGACTATGTAGAGTCCTTTCTTGGCGATGGTTCTCGCTACGGTGCAAAGTTAATTTTTAGTAAAGAAAAAGAGCCCTTAGGTACGTGTGGCCCGCTCACATTGCTTCGCGATAAACTGACGGAGCCCTTTGTAGTCATGAACGGAGACATTCTTACCTCGGTAGACTTTCATGATCTAATTAGGTTTGCCGAAAAAGAAGAAACGCTTTTGACCGTTGCAACTAAGCAGATTCGAACCCCATTTAACTTTGGCAGTGTAGAAGTTAAAGACAATCGTGTTGTTTCCGTCGAAGAAAAACCTGACTTTTTGACCGAGATCATTGCGGGTATATATTACTTCCGGCCGGAGCTGCTCGAACAAATTCCCAGCAATACTTTTTTTGGCATGGATCATCTCATCCTTAGGTTAATAGCTAGTCACACTCCAATAACGCGATATTTGATCGAAGGGTTTTGGTTAGATATAGGGCGAATGGATGATTATGAACATGCTCAGATTGCCTATAGCAGCCATTTCAAAGACGACTTGGTTTAG
- a CDS encoding PIN domain nuclease — MILVDTCVWSEALRRSKRPESAVVIQFRKLIEENQASIIGPIRQELLSGIKDPKFFTLLKDKLHSFPDISILEHDYELAAEFYNRCQRAGVQGSNTDFLICAVSSRLNLPIFTTDKDFVRFQKVLKVELYNRP; from the coding sequence GTGATCCTCGTCGACACATGTGTATGGTCCGAGGCCTTGAGAAGATCTAAGCGCCCCGAAAGTGCGGTTGTGATTCAGTTCAGAAAATTAATTGAAGAGAATCAAGCTTCAATTATTGGACCGATTCGACAAGAACTCCTATCGGGAATCAAAGATCCCAAGTTTTTTACATTGCTCAAGGATAAACTCCACAGTTTTCCCGACATCTCCATTCTCGAACATGACTATGAACTGGCGGCGGAGTTTTACAATCGTTGTCAAAGGGCTGGGGTTCAGGGCTCGAACACAGACTTTCTAATTTGTGCTGTGTCGTCTCGTTTGAATCTACCAATTTTTACCACAGATAAAGATTTTGTAAGATTTCAGAAGGTTCTTAAGGTCGAACTTTACAATCGACCGTAA
- a CDS encoding alpha-ketoacid dehydrogenase subunit beta: protein MTSYGEAICKGFEYLLEKYPEVFVIGQGLWSPWYVGNSMTDLDVKFGKDRVLDSPVSENACTGAAIGASLCGYKPVVVHPRIDFMVLATDPIVNQAAKWAHMLGGQARPSVTIRGIINRGGEQGAQHSQALHSWYAHVPGLRVVMPATASDARDLLIASVLCEDPVVFIDDRWLYDLKDDLGPVIEQDLSQVGPKVRRAGSDVTLVGASYSAQLCELASVELAKQGISAEVIDLRVINPLNTDVIVSSVKKTGRLVAIDGSWGNCGLAGEVIASVFEKLGPDHFKCAPLRVTLPSAPAPTSKFLESEYYPTTDKIVAQIRQKFFSNRIEKTLFAEAVR from the coding sequence ATGACTTCCTACGGTGAGGCAATTTGTAAGGGCTTTGAGTATCTTTTAGAAAAATATCCAGAAGTTTTTGTTATTGGGCAGGGCCTCTGGAGTCCTTGGTATGTTGGTAACTCGATGACCGATCTCGACGTAAAGTTTGGTAAGGATCGTGTGCTTGATTCGCCAGTATCTGAAAACGCTTGCACGGGAGCCGCCATTGGCGCTTCACTTTGCGGATACAAACCTGTGGTGGTACATCCTCGCATCGACTTCATGGTGCTTGCGACCGACCCCATTGTTAATCAAGCCGCCAAATGGGCCCATATGCTAGGCGGTCAGGCGAGGCCATCGGTTACCATTCGCGGGATCATCAATCGCGGGGGCGAGCAGGGGGCACAACACTCACAGGCGCTTCATTCGTGGTACGCACATGTGCCAGGATTACGAGTTGTGATGCCGGCTACCGCCTCTGATGCTCGAGACCTTTTGATCGCAAGTGTTCTTTGCGAAGATCCGGTAGTGTTTATAGATGATCGTTGGCTGTATGACCTCAAAGATGACCTCGGCCCTGTGATCGAACAGGATCTTTCGCAAGTGGGCCCGAAGGTGAGAAGAGCAGGAAGCGATGTAACTCTCGTTGGTGCCAGTTACTCGGCACAGCTATGCGAACTTGCAAGTGTTGAGCTAGCCAAACAAGGAATATCTGCTGAAGTTATAGATCTACGGGTGATTAATCCGCTCAACACAGATGTAATTGTGAGTTCAGTAAAGAAAACAGGTCGCCTCGTCGCGATTGATGGAAGTTGGGGGAACTGCGGACTAGCGGGTGAGGTAATAGCAAGCGTTTTTGAAAAACTTGGGCCTGACCATTTCAAATGCGCTCCTTTGCGGGTCACGCTACCGAGTGCACCAGCTCCGACCAGTAAATTTTTAGAGTCCGAATACTATCCGACCACTGATAAGATTGTCGCCCAAATCCGGCAAAAATTCTTTTCAAACAGAATAGAGAAAACTTTATTCGCAGAGGCTGTTAGGTAG
- a CDS encoding aminotransferase DegT — protein sequence MFWSKGWSEFLIKLLHLQKQNPFILLKRSNRGFGVTEKTLAQKIRNTFSDSSVQAIHEPKFDSSELEGVKECIETGWVSTAGKFVNSFEEKLAYYVKADNCVAVVNGTSALHLALLAANVAAGDEVLLPSLTFVATANAAVYCGAVPHFVEVSEQTLCVDVKKLRNYLRESFYLKEEGLVNKLSGARVTALIVVHVLGFAPYMPELVALAKEFRLKLIEDASESLGTFVDQKHTGTFGDFGTFSFNGNKIITCGGGGAVVTNDSGAAATIKHLSTTAKMPHSWEFYHDQVGYNYRMPNLNAALGCSQLDRLTHKLEQKKRLHKLYVEMFSDDEELHVFEAPSFCESNYWLNGVRLRGLDKSRVLENCAELKIGARPFWIPLHTLPAFKNAPRMDMSATEALYNSTVLLPSSPQLLKRES from the coding sequence ATTTTTTGGTCGAAGGGGTGGAGCGAATTTCTGATCAAGTTGCTCCACTTGCAAAAACAAAATCCTTTTATCTTGTTAAAAAGGTCGAATAGAGGTTTTGGAGTGACTGAAAAAACTCTTGCACAAAAAATTCGAAACACATTTAGCGATAGCTCAGTTCAAGCTATCCATGAGCCAAAGTTTGATTCGAGCGAGCTCGAAGGCGTAAAGGAGTGTATCGAGACCGGTTGGGTTTCGACTGCCGGAAAGTTCGTCAACTCATTTGAAGAGAAACTCGCGTATTATGTAAAAGCTGATAACTGTGTAGCAGTGGTAAATGGTACTTCTGCCCTTCACTTAGCGCTGTTGGCGGCGAACGTTGCCGCAGGCGATGAAGTATTGCTACCAAGTTTAACTTTTGTAGCTACCGCCAATGCAGCTGTGTACTGTGGTGCAGTTCCACACTTTGTTGAGGTATCGGAGCAAACGCTCTGCGTAGATGTAAAGAAGCTAAGAAACTATTTAAGAGAAAGTTTTTATCTTAAAGAAGAAGGGCTTGTTAATAAGCTATCTGGCGCTAGAGTTACGGCGCTGATAGTAGTTCATGTACTTGGATTTGCGCCCTACATGCCGGAGCTTGTAGCGTTGGCGAAAGAATTTAGATTGAAGTTAATTGAAGATGCCTCTGAGTCACTAGGAACATTTGTTGATCAAAAGCATACAGGTACATTTGGAGATTTCGGCACATTCAGTTTTAATGGAAACAAAATTATAACCTGCGGAGGCGGGGGAGCCGTCGTTACAAATGATTCAGGCGCAGCGGCAACTATAAAGCACTTATCAACCACAGCTAAGATGCCTCACTCATGGGAGTTTTATCATGATCAAGTGGGCTACAACTATCGAATGCCAAATCTCAACGCGGCACTGGGTTGCTCCCAGCTAGACCGTCTAACGCACAAACTTGAACAAAAGAAGCGCCTTCACAAACTTTATGTTGAAATGTTTTCTGATGATGAAGAACTCCATGTATTTGAAGCCCCAAGTTTTTGCGAAAGTAATTATTGGTTAAACGGTGTGCGGCTGCGAGGGCTCGATAAAAGTAGAGTCCTTGAAAATTGTGCGGAGCTAAAGATAGGAGCAAGGCCTTTTTGGATTCCACTTCATACTTTGCCAGCCTTCAAGAACGCCCCTCGAATGGATATGTCTGCTACGGAGGCTCTTTACAACAGCACAGTACTGCTACCAAGTAGCCCCCAACTTTTGAAGCGAGAGAGTTAA